TATTTATTCATCACCTAACATTACTTCACATTTCTCTCAGGATTTATATGCTCAATGTACATGGTAAATGGCAAGTGTGTGGTGAGCTTGTATAATGAATTTCTATCTGGTAAATGCTGGTTGCTGGGTATGTATAATGTTGTCCCTGGTGGGTGTGTGGATTTTTGTTCCTTCCAGATTACTTGATATAGGCTACTTGGTAAATGTTTACCGAGTCATTTTTTGTTTAAGCTACATCTGTCATTTTTCATTTACCTCAGCAGATGAAACGCACCGTTTATTATTACTTGTATCAGGAGACTGGAGCTATCTCAAAACTACTTAAACTCCATCTCCTTTACCATAAAAAAATTACTTCATGTACGTTGAAGATTATTGAGCATCAAGACTTAAATAAACATCTTGGTACAAGAAAAGCCAAGCAAATTGGAAAAATCAAACTTGGATGTTGGATCTCTGAGTTTGGAAAAATATAAATATAGATTCATGCATAAGTAATGAAATtcagtatttttgtgtttttatgtaTTTTAACATATTGATTAGTAGTGGAGGTCGTgtgttgcacgtgcacgcttactgtAGTGTTGTATGGTCGGTCGGACAAGGGAACCCAGTTGTATTTTAACATATTCTTATCCATTATCTAAACCCTTTTTTTACAGTCTAGGATAATGCAAAGTGAGTCATTTGTTCCGCTGAATTTTCGCAGGCTGAATACaccattttaccaatttcaaatttcataaatgtGTGATACAAAAGCATTACTTCTTGAGTTTAATGTCAGATTTCTCTGCCATAAATATATTCTGCTTTTAGGAGAGTTGTGATTTTTGTTTCTTGAAATTTAAAAGCTGCAATTTTAATTAGTTGTGAATTTGTGATCCAGCTGGAAATCAGGTAGTTGAAAGCTGACAATTTTAACAGAGGAAGTTAAAGGCTTTTTTAGAGGGAGTTGAAATGCAGCTGGGCACTTGGATCTACGTCACAAGGTATGTGGATTGTGGTAGTCTACTTTATGTCTTGTAGACCGCCTCGATACTGGAGGAAAAGGAAAGGAAACGCGTGAAAGGTCATCAGGCCAACAACACAGCCTGGTCTTCAGATGTTCAGTCGATCGATGATTATCATATATACTCCTACGTGTCTGAGTATGACCAAGTACGTACCAGCTGTATGCCTTTCTAGGCTTCCACCTACTACACACGTCTGTTCAACCCACCAGGGCATAGCATGTAATATATAGGACCCGACACAGCCACCATGGGAAGCAAACACAATCTCCGCTCAAGGACCAACACAACAACACCTGCACTATAATCTCCTCTGCTATATCTCCTTGCAGTTCAAACCACAATGGCTGCCACCAGAACCATTCTTCCCGCCGTTGCCGTGATGACCGTCCTAAGCACAGCGTCTGCAGCAATCTACAACGTGGGCGAGCCGGGCGGCGCATGGGACCTCAGCACCAACTACGGCACTTGGGCGTCCTCTAGGAAGTTCCAAACCAGCGATCAGATCGTCTTCAAGtactcccctcaggcacacgatgtCCTTGAAGTCAGCAAGGCAGACTACGACTCCTGCACCACCGCTAGCCCGGTCACCACCCTCAACTCCGGGAATGATGTTGTCACTCTCATCGCCACCGGCACCCGCTACTTCATCTGCAGTTTCCCTGACCATTGCGCGGGCGGCATGAAGGTCAAGATCGATGTCATGCCAGGCTCCTCTTCATCACCCGCACCGGCCAGCGGTCCAAATGCAAGCAACGCTGCCCCGCCAACACCTGTCTCCGCTGCAACCAATGTGGAGGCCATGGGGCTTGGCCtcgttgttttgcttgccattgccGGCCTCATGGCTTGAGTGCATCTCGGCAGTCGCAGGCACATGTGTACGTTATTGTATAGAGATGTACTTATTACTAGCAACTATCTGTGTGTATAGTCAAGTAGTTATGTGAATTTTACGTGAGAACTAATTATATTGCAGCCTTCAATGATTTCTTTTACACCTTCACATACACCTTTCAAGTTTCAATGACAAAAAAAGTCACAACCTCCAACTTAAAAGGCCAACTTTGAACAAATTCCAATATTCAAATCAAGAAGTAAAGCTTTCATACCGTATACAGTTAATTAAGTTAACATGTTTTAAATTACATCCAGGCAAAAAACATGATAGGAATTGTAAAATGCATGTTGAGCCGTACAATTGACCCACAGTGCATCATCCTGGACTGCAACATAACATCACCGAGTGAAATAATATACTGTGTGATGTATTATTAAACTGAATTAAATTTTACAAATATCCGCTATGTCTTGGCGGGAATATCTCTCCTACCATTTGGCATGACTGGTGAGCTATCTAAAAAATGAGCAATAGAATTTCTCTCCTCGCACCCAAACTTGTAATTAAAATTTCAGCACTTTGCGGTGATTTGAGTAATTCATTCACATGGGGATCCTCTCCTTTGGTGATTGTTCATGGAAAACCTAGATGTATCATGGCGACAAGGACTAGTTTTGATACTAGTGTTGGATACATACAATTAGCACATTTAAAACTGCTAAAATGGAGTTTGCAGCCTGCAATTCAACTAATATTTTATCTAAAATGAAAGGTCATATTTATCTTGGCAGCAACAGTAGAAATTTGTATTGGATCACTGTCTCTATATCAtatatattctccaaaaattcgaaAATAAATCTTGAAGTGGCAAAAAAAGGAAAACAATTTGGCACGTGTGCAAAGATGTATTTTACGCATGTGTAAAATTTCATTACGAGATACTTTAACGTGTCATTTAAAAAGCAAACACATTGATTTTGAAAATACTCATCTTGCTATTAGAATCAGTCCACAATTTGAAACCGTCCGTAAAAAGTCTCTATATAGCAAAATGTATATATATTTCTTATCAAGTACGAGAAACTATGATTGACCATAGATATTATTATAGTTGACAGCGATCACTGTGCTTTTTCTTgcactttttttttgagaaattcaAGATTCTACACTAGTGTGTAGTGTTTGCGATCCAAATCATGGCACGCAACAGGCCACCCGTACCATGCACCTGTGCAGAGAGTAGGACCCCCAATTTTCTATTAATAGAGTAGTACTAATTGCTAGTTTAGCTCTATTAACTTAGGTATATAGGATAACATTATAGTGACCAACTGTATCATTTGTACTTGTAATTTTTCTTTTTGCGGATGCACTTGTAATTAAATCATTCCAACAACAAAATTTTAGGGTCTCTT
Above is a genomic segment from Triticum dicoccoides isolate Atlit2015 ecotype Zavitan unplaced genomic scaffold, WEW_v2.0 scaffold137800, whole genome shotgun sequence containing:
- the LOC119343699 gene encoding mavicyanin-like, coding for MAATRTILPAVAVMTVLSTASAAIYNVGEPGGAWDLSTNYGTWASSRKFQTSDQIVFKYSPQAHDVLEVSKADYDSCTTASPVTTLNSGNDVVTLIATGTRYFICSFPDHCAGGMKVKIDVMPGSSSSPAPASGPNASNAAPPTPVSAATNVEAMGLGLVVLLAIAGLMA